In a single window of the Terriglobus roseus genome:
- a CDS encoding KpsF/GutQ family sugar-phosphate isomerase, producing MSNEARQSAADTIACEIRGLEALRNAFGGPLGAAFERAVEALTNAPGRVIVTGVGKSGHIARKIAATLASTGKPAHFVHPSDASHGDLGMVRPDDVVMALSWSGETAELSDIVAYTRRFGVTLIASTGSAESTLARAADIVLAMPSCDEACSDLLAPTTSTTMQLALGDALAVALLDRGSFSAEDFRTLHPGGRLGARLLRVSALMHTGDELPLVTEDASLQEAIVRMTGGRFGMTGVVNTDGTLVGVITDGDLRRAFTRGFQDRPATEVMGRSPRTIAPDELAQAALARMNAEGITSLFVLDHGRVTGVLHVHDLLRAGLV from the coding sequence GTGAGCAACGAAGCCCGGCAGAGCGCAGCAGACACGATCGCGTGTGAGATTCGCGGTCTGGAAGCACTGCGGAATGCCTTCGGGGGACCGCTTGGCGCTGCGTTCGAACGCGCTGTCGAAGCCCTGACAAATGCACCCGGCCGCGTCATCGTCACAGGCGTCGGCAAGAGCGGGCACATTGCTCGCAAGATCGCGGCAACCCTGGCTTCCACCGGTAAGCCCGCGCACTTCGTGCATCCCTCGGACGCGAGCCACGGCGACCTGGGCATGGTGCGCCCGGACGATGTCGTCATGGCGCTGTCGTGGTCCGGCGAAACTGCAGAGCTATCCGACATTGTTGCCTATACGCGCCGCTTCGGCGTAACGCTGATCGCCAGCACCGGAAGTGCAGAGAGCACGCTGGCGCGCGCTGCGGACATCGTTCTGGCCATGCCCTCCTGCGACGAGGCGTGCAGTGACCTGCTCGCTCCCACGACCAGCACCACGATGCAGCTCGCATTGGGCGATGCGCTGGCCGTTGCGTTGCTCGACCGTGGCAGCTTCAGCGCGGAAGACTTTCGTACACTGCATCCTGGCGGACGCCTGGGTGCGCGTCTGCTCCGCGTCAGCGCGCTGATGCACACGGGCGACGAACTGCCGTTGGTCACAGAAGATGCCTCGCTTCAAGAGGCGATCGTCCGCATGACCGGTGGTCGATTCGGCATGACCGGCGTGGTGAATACCGATGGAACGCTCGTGGGTGTTATCACCGATGGCGATCTGCGACGTGCATTCACGCGTGGCTTCCAGGATCGACCGGCAACGGAAGTCATGGGCCGCTCGCCACGCACGATCGCACCCGACGAACTTGCTCAGGCCGCGCTCGCACGCATGAATGCTGAAGGCATCACCAGCCTCTTCGTGCTGGACCACGGTCGTGTAACAGGCGTGCTGCACGTGCACGACCTACTGCGTGCCGGCCTGGTCTGA
- the hfq gene encoding RNA chaperone Hfq yields the protein MDSKPAQNIQDTFLNTVRKDKSAVTIYLVSGVKLTGKIRSFDKYSVLLENNAQEQLIFKHAISTVVSTRGGALHSDRSHASHSTPRSESALEGAEAMGGTVGS from the coding sequence ATGGATTCCAAGCCGGCACAGAATATTCAGGACACCTTTCTTAATACCGTCCGTAAAGATAAGAGTGCAGTCACCATCTACCTGGTTAGTGGCGTCAAGTTGACGGGCAAGATCCGGTCGTTCGATAAGTACTCTGTTCTTCTTGAGAACAACGCCCAAGAGCAATTGATCTTCAAGCATGCCATCTCCACGGTGGTATCCACGCGCGGCGGCGCACTTCATAGCGACCGCTCCCATGCCAGCCACAGCACTCCGCGCAGTGAGTCTGCGCTTGAGGGCGCCGAGGCGATGGGCGGAACGGTCGGCTCCTGA
- a CDS encoding lactonase family protein has translation MRIKPSLLLLCLLPISGCNGFFQKDSTTGTTTGTSATNYAFVANTGSNTVTGLGISTTGTLAALSGSPITLGLPPTALVVSRDNKFLWVGTVSAIYGYTIASDGTLAAMSSGNAIANAICTDMQVSPDGKWMMVLDGSGNSIDLFAINTDGTLTPGPNSGIGFTASGTVIPQQLRIAPSGAYVVAAMGTAGELVFSFNTTTGALALLTQTTPPGTTSDNGIAIDSTSTYLYEARSGSNPGLVVSTVGSNGNLTPTTSTTYAAGAQPYSVVLDNTNKYVYVANRTDGTISGYNIGTNAALTAIAGSPFSSGVAVQSLGADSTGKWLLAASYSGSPDLSLYGFDATNLGRLYSVSSAATGTNASVLALSH, from the coding sequence GATCAAGCCGTCGCTTTTGTTGCTTTGCCTGCTGCCCATCTCGGGTTGCAACGGCTTTTTTCAGAAGGACTCCACGACCGGCACTACCACTGGTACTTCCGCCACCAACTATGCGTTTGTAGCCAACACCGGATCGAATACGGTCACCGGTCTTGGCATCTCCACGACTGGTACTCTGGCGGCCCTGTCAGGTTCGCCGATTACGCTGGGCCTGCCGCCGACAGCGCTGGTCGTCAGCCGCGACAACAAATTTCTGTGGGTCGGCACGGTCTCGGCGATCTACGGCTACACCATTGCGTCCGACGGTACGCTTGCCGCAATGAGCAGCGGCAACGCAATTGCCAATGCCATCTGCACGGACATGCAGGTGTCGCCTGACGGTAAGTGGATGATGGTCCTGGATGGTAGCGGCAATTCGATTGACTTGTTCGCCATCAACACGGATGGAACGCTGACGCCAGGGCCCAACAGCGGTATTGGCTTTACCGCCAGCGGCACCGTCATCCCGCAGCAGTTGCGCATTGCGCCCAGTGGCGCCTACGTTGTCGCGGCGATGGGTACGGCGGGCGAACTGGTCTTCAGCTTCAACACCACAACGGGCGCACTGGCACTGCTGACGCAGACCACGCCTCCCGGCACCACCAGCGATAACGGCATCGCAATCGACAGCACCAGCACCTACCTTTATGAGGCCCGATCCGGCAGTAATCCGGGCCTGGTGGTCAGCACGGTAGGAAGTAACGGGAACCTGACGCCTACAACCTCGACCACGTACGCGGCAGGAGCGCAGCCCTATTCTGTCGTTCTGGACAATACGAACAAGTACGTCTACGTGGCGAACCGCACGGACGGCACCATCAGCGGCTACAACATCGGCACCAATGCCGCGCTGACAGCGATTGCCGGCTCTCCGTTCTCTTCGGGTGTCGCGGTGCAGTCGCTCGGTGCGGACTCGACAGGGAAGTGGTTGCTGGCGGCCTCTTACTCTGGCTCGCCGGACCTGTCGCTGTACGGCTTCGATGCCACGAACCTGGGCCGACTGTATTCCGTGAGTTCGGCCGCGACTGGTACGAACGCCAGCGTGTTGGCGCTATCCCATTAG
- a CDS encoding SH3 domain-containing protein, with translation MPFQPLSIFRRQTLRSVAAAVLLPLLLTGCSSLKPKPFTHYVYVTSKATFLRDRIAAVSNRTGNVVNGQRLEILEQNRRFYRVKTDAGEIGWIDERAVATEKVATEFEDLGKAHKDEPFVATGTVRDDVYLHASPGLATDKLYRLDEGEKLKLLERASTLKPLPPGTPPPTAQIPKDKAGRPIPGAAPVPPPPPAMDDWWLVRDSKNRTGWMVSRMLDTDAPESITRYSEGQRIVGAYVLNKVVDPTVEGASQEVPQYVAVYSPYQAGLPYDFNQIRVFSWNLKKHRYETANRDRNILGYLPVKIGIDPGTPAHDRIPATGPAPSYTYTVLAAGAPVPQPDPATGQIRPSKAQLVTKTYRLEGNITRRVLAPGTTAPAEAQLAPIEKKDKKKKK, from the coding sequence ATGCCTTTTCAGCCTTTATCGATTTTCCGTCGCCAGACCCTGCGTTCCGTTGCCGCTGCTGTGCTGTTGCCGCTGCTGCTGACCGGTTGCAGCAGCCTTAAGCCCAAGCCATTCACACACTATGTGTACGTCACCTCGAAGGCGACGTTCCTGCGAGATCGTATTGCCGCGGTGTCGAACCGTACGGGAAACGTAGTGAACGGCCAGCGCCTCGAGATCCTGGAACAGAACCGCCGCTTCTACCGCGTGAAGACCGATGCCGGCGAGATTGGCTGGATTGATGAGCGCGCCGTTGCAACGGAGAAGGTTGCCACCGAGTTCGAAGACCTGGGCAAGGCCCACAAGGACGAGCCATTCGTAGCGACCGGCACCGTGCGTGACGATGTCTACCTGCACGCATCACCGGGTCTCGCCACGGATAAGTTGTACCGCCTGGATGAAGGTGAAAAGCTGAAGCTGCTGGAGCGCGCCAGCACCCTGAAACCGCTGCCGCCGGGCACACCTCCGCCCACGGCCCAGATACCGAAAGACAAGGCTGGGAGGCCCATTCCGGGGGCTGCTCCGGTACCCCCTCCGCCGCCCGCCATGGACGACTGGTGGCTGGTCCGCGACAGCAAGAATCGCACAGGCTGGATGGTCAGCCGCATGCTCGATACCGACGCGCCAGAGTCCATCACGCGCTACTCCGAAGGCCAGCGCATCGTCGGCGCTTACGTTCTGAACAAGGTCGTCGACCCGACGGTGGAAGGCGCCAGCCAGGAAGTGCCGCAATACGTGGCTGTCTACAGTCCGTACCAGGCGGGGCTGCCGTACGACTTCAACCAGATCCGCGTCTTCTCCTGGAACCTGAAGAAGCATCGCTATGAGACGGCGAACCGCGACCGGAACATCCTGGGCTATCTGCCGGTCAAGATTGGTATCGATCCCGGCACACCGGCACACGACCGCATCCCCGCGACCGGCCCTGCCCCTTCCTACACGTACACGGTGCTGGCAGCTGGTGCGCCCGTTCCGCAGCCAGACCCGGCGACGGGGCAGATCCGGCCCTCGAAGGCTCAGTTAGTCACCAAGACATATCGGCTTGAGGGCAATATTACTCGACGTGTCCTTGCACCTGGAACTACGGCACCGGCCGAAGCGCAGCTTGCGCCCATCGAAAAGAAAGACAAGAAGAAAAAGAAGTGA
- a CDS encoding DegT/DnrJ/EryC1/StrS family aminotransferase, whose translation MSSTDFAPVPILDLSRQYATVGDEIGRAIADVCAGGRFILGREVSDFEAAFTRTTGATEAVGCASGTDALWLAMAALGVGEGAAVVTTPFSFFATVSSILRAGARPVLADIDPISFNISADAVADAVAANPDVRAVIPVHLYGQCADWDALAPLAKKHGLLTIEDAAQAFGASWSGTEAGALGDAGAFSFYPTKNLSAWGDAGLTTFRDAAAGERARALRAHGMRRRYYHDEVGWNSRLDTVQAAVLLVKMKYIAQWNEDRRSVAARYAAMFADTNLVGTVADGGIVLPTADSRGVHVWHQYVIRTPRRDELRAHLASLKIGSEIYYPVPLHMQDALQNLGYRAGQFPESEKAAREVLALPIYPELREGEQIRVVEAIQGFLR comes from the coding sequence ATGTCTTCAACCGATTTCGCTCCCGTCCCAATCCTCGACCTCAGCCGCCAATACGCCACCGTGGGCGACGAGATCGGGCGCGCCATCGCCGACGTCTGCGCGGGCGGCCGCTTCATTCTGGGTCGCGAGGTCAGCGACTTCGAAGCCGCCTTCACCCGCACGACGGGTGCAACGGAAGCTGTGGGCTGCGCGAGCGGGACCGATGCTCTCTGGCTGGCCATGGCTGCACTGGGTGTTGGCGAGGGCGCGGCCGTGGTCACTACGCCGTTCTCGTTCTTCGCGACCGTCAGCAGCATCCTTCGGGCGGGAGCGCGGCCGGTGCTGGCCGACATCGACCCCATCAGCTTCAACATCTCTGCGGATGCCGTGGCAGATGCCGTGGCTGCCAACCCCGACGTCCGTGCGGTCATACCCGTTCATCTCTACGGCCAGTGCGCGGACTGGGATGCGCTGGCACCCCTGGCGAAAAAGCACGGGCTGCTGACGATCGAGGATGCCGCACAGGCTTTCGGTGCCAGTTGGAGCGGCACCGAGGCGGGAGCGCTCGGCGATGCGGGTGCCTTCTCCTTCTACCCCACCAAGAACCTGAGCGCGTGGGGCGATGCAGGCCTGACCACCTTCCGCGATGCCGCCGCCGGCGAACGAGCCCGCGCGCTGCGTGCCCACGGCATGCGCCGCCGCTACTATCACGACGAGGTCGGCTGGAACTCGCGCCTGGATACCGTTCAGGCGGCCGTGTTGCTGGTGAAGATGAAGTACATCGCACAGTGGAATGAGGACCGCCGCAGCGTCGCCGCACGCTATGCCGCAATGTTTGCCGACACAAATCTGGTGGGGACGGTAGCAGATGGTGGCATCGTCCTGCCCACGGCCGACTCGCGCGGCGTGCACGTCTGGCATCAGTACGTCATCCGCACGCCACGCCGCGATGAACTACGCGCGCACCTGGCGTCACTCAAGATTGGCAGTGAGATTTACTATCCGGTGCCGCTGCACATGCAGGACGCGCTGCAGAACCTGGGCTATCGCGCAGGCCAGTTCCCCGAGAGCGAGAAGGCTGCGCGCGAAGTGCTGGCACTGCCGATCTATCCAGAGCTTCGCGAGGGTGAGCAGATCCGCGTGGTTGAAGCGATTCAGGGCTTCCTCCGATAG
- a CDS encoding carboxypeptidase-like regulatory domain-containing protein codes for MFRIRGPVAALVVCLCVRICAGQQGGAVVESTLPDGPKADSNASLTGVITDQEGGLLPGAHVEVTASGRTTAQLADSSGTFHVYGLAAGHYTVRAAASGFEAEVEEGTLATAEQKELEPLALPATVATSVSVVASSHDIAVAQLAAEEKQRVLGVIPNFYVVYFRNPAPLTTKQKFHLAWRSTLDPVSFLGSGVAAGIEQATGGVNGWGYDGKGYAQRYGANFADGAVSTFLGGAILPVIFHQDPRYYWQGTGTKTSRAKHAIASVFVCRGDDGRREFNYSSVLGNFASAGISNLYYPAANRNGAGLTLTNAALGSAFGAFAAIMQEFVVPKLTPHRPASAPLPDPIDNH; via the coding sequence ATGTTTCGCATCCGTGGACCGGTGGCCGCGCTAGTGGTTTGCCTCTGCGTGCGCATCTGCGCAGGCCAGCAGGGCGGTGCAGTGGTGGAATCAACACTTCCCGACGGGCCCAAGGCCGACAGCAACGCTTCCTTGACCGGTGTGATCACTGACCAGGAGGGTGGGCTGCTCCCCGGCGCGCACGTCGAGGTCACCGCGAGCGGCCGTACCACGGCTCAACTGGCAGACAGTTCCGGCACCTTCCATGTCTACGGCCTGGCCGCCGGACACTACACGGTCCGCGCCGCTGCGAGCGGCTTTGAGGCCGAGGTGGAAGAGGGCACGCTGGCCACCGCGGAACAGAAGGAACTGGAGCCCCTGGCCCTCCCCGCTACGGTCGCCACCTCGGTTTCGGTGGTTGCTTCATCCCATGACATCGCGGTGGCACAGCTCGCCGCAGAAGAGAAGCAGCGCGTACTCGGCGTTATTCCAAACTTCTACGTCGTCTACTTTCGGAATCCCGCTCCGCTCACAACAAAGCAGAAGTTCCATCTTGCCTGGAGATCGACGCTCGACCCGGTGTCGTTTCTCGGCAGCGGCGTGGCCGCGGGCATTGAGCAGGCGACCGGCGGCGTCAATGGCTGGGGCTACGACGGCAAGGGGTACGCACAACGTTATGGTGCGAACTTCGCGGACGGCGCCGTCAGCACCTTCCTCGGCGGCGCGATCCTGCCAGTCATCTTTCACCAGGATCCGCGGTACTACTGGCAGGGAACCGGCACCAAAACGTCTCGGGCGAAGCACGCCATTGCCAGCGTCTTCGTCTGCCGGGGTGACGATGGGAGACGCGAATTCAACTATTCGAGCGTCCTCGGTAATTTCGCGTCTGCCGGTATCTCGAATCTGTACTACCCGGCCGCGAATCGGAACGGAGCCGGTTTGACTTTGACGAACGCGGCGCTTGGTTCAGCCTTCGGCGCCTTTGCCGCCATCATGCAGGAGTTCGTGGTGCCAAAGCTCACGCCGCACCGTCCCGCTTCCGCACCGCTGCCCGATCCGATCGACAACCATTAG
- the kdsA gene encoding 3-deoxy-8-phosphooctulonate synthase has translation MSSTVTVGNVTFSNRSPLALIAGPCQMESRAHALETASALKEITSKLGLGLVYKSSFDKANRTSANAQRGIGLEASLPIFAEIRETLGLSTLTDVHESWQCEPVADAVDVLQIPAFLCRQTDLLLAAAATGRTVNVKKGQFLSPPEMAHVVNKLKDAAGGVLVTERGTTFGYNTLVTDMRSLPVLAQTGAPVIFDATHSVQQPGGLNGASGGQREFVPVLARAAVSVGVAGVFIETHPDPDHAPSDGPNMIALKDMEALLRDLMAFDTLSKSLTARSADPANAPSCS, from the coding sequence ATGAGCTCAACCGTAACCGTCGGCAACGTCACCTTCAGCAATCGATCCCCTCTGGCGTTGATCGCCGGCCCGTGCCAGATGGAGAGCCGAGCCCATGCGCTGGAGACGGCATCTGCGCTGAAGGAGATCACGTCGAAGCTGGGCCTCGGCCTGGTCTATAAAAGCAGCTTCGACAAAGCCAATCGCACCAGCGCCAATGCGCAGCGGGGCATCGGGCTTGAGGCTTCGCTACCGATTTTCGCCGAAATCCGCGAGACGCTCGGCCTGTCGACACTAACGGATGTGCACGAGAGCTGGCAGTGCGAGCCTGTCGCTGATGCCGTGGATGTCTTGCAGATTCCTGCGTTTCTTTGCCGTCAGACCGACCTGCTGCTGGCCGCCGCCGCTACGGGCCGCACGGTGAATGTGAAGAAGGGCCAGTTTCTCTCGCCGCCGGAGATGGCCCATGTCGTCAACAAGTTGAAAGATGCAGCGGGCGGCGTGCTGGTGACAGAGCGCGGCACGACCTTCGGCTACAACACGCTGGTGACCGACATGCGATCGCTGCCTGTACTGGCACAGACCGGAGCGCCGGTGATCTTCGACGCGACGCACTCGGTGCAGCAGCCCGGCGGCTTAAACGGCGCCAGCGGCGGCCAGCGCGAATTTGTGCCGGTGCTGGCACGCGCGGCCGTCAGCGTTGGTGTGGCGGGCGTCTTCATCGAGACACATCCCGACCCCGATCATGCGCCGAGTGATGGACCGAACATGATCGCGTTGAAAGATATGGAAGCGCTGCTGCGCGACCTGATGGCCTTCGACACACTGTCCAAGAGTCTGACGGCGCGTTCGGCCGATCCTGCGAACGCACCTTCTTGCAGCTAA